ACCACACCATGGGCTTCACCGGCCCACAGGTCTACCGCGGCCTGGCCGGCTTCCACCTGGTCCGGGACGAGGAGGAGGCCGCGCTCGGCCTGCCGCGGGGCCCGCGCGAACTGCCGCTGATGATCGCCGACCGCTCGTTCGCCGCCGACGGCTCCTTCGCCTACCCCGAACTGCCCGGCGGCGCCCCCGGAGTGCAGGACGCCTACATGAACGGCGTGCTGGGCGACGTGATGCTGGTCAACGGCGCGCCCTGGCCGCTGGCCCGGGTCGACCGGGCCTGGTACCGGCTGCGGCTGCTCAACGCCTCCAACGCCCGGCGGCTGCGCCTGGCCCTGGACCCGCAGCCGGGCGGCGGCGGGGCGCTGGTGCAGATCGGCTCCGACGGCGGCCTGCTCGAACGCCCGCTGCGCCACGACTCGGTGGACCTCGCGCCCGCCGAACGCTGCGACGTGCTGGTCGACTTCTCCCGCTACCCCGCCGGGACCAGGGTCCGGCTGCGCAACGGGCTCGGCGACGGCCCCGCCGGCGAGGTGATGGCCTTCGAGGTCGGCTCCGCGACCGACGGGGACTTCCACCTGCCCGAGCGGCTCTCCGAGGTCGAACGGCTCGACCCCGCCAAGGCCGTCAACACCCGCACCTTCGTGTTCCAGAAGGGCGAGCGGCACTGGACCGTCAACGGCGAGGAGTATCGGCCCGGCCGCTCGATCGCCGCGCCCCGGCTCGGCCAGGTCGAGGTCTGGCGCTTCGTCACCGACTTCCACCACCCCGTCCACCTGCACCTCGACCCGTTCCAGGTGCTCGGCCGGGCCGGCGGCGGGCCCGGCGGCAACGACGCCGGCTGGAAGGACACCGTGGACGTGCTGCCCGCCCAGGGCGTCGAGGTCGCCGTCCGGTTCACCGACTACGCCGGGCAGTTCCTGATGCACTGCCACAACCTCGAACACGAGGACATGGCGATGATGGCCGAGTTCACCACCACCGAGTAGCGACCGGGTGGCGCACCCGCCGGTGCCCCGGACCCCGCCACCAGGGCCCGGGGCACCGACGTGCGGGGCGGGGCACCGGCGCGCGGGCTCACTCCGGCAGCAGGCCGTACTCCTTCAGCAGCGCGCCGATCTCCGAGGTCTCCAGCCGCGCCTCCAACCGCCTGCGCAGCACGTGCGGCCCCGGCAGGCCCACCGGCGCGCCGTCGCGCAGCCGGCTCGCCGCGTTCAGCAGCGCCCGCACGTCGTACGTCGACCCGAACACCTCCGGCACGCCGCGCTCCACCCCCAGCAGCCGGTAGACCGCCTCCATGGCGGAGCGCACCGAGTACTCGGTGGTGAAGATGCAGTCCCGGCTGCCCGTCTCGGCGAACTGCCCGACGAACGCGAAGTTCACCGCCCCCGGCGGCACCACGTCCGGCCGGTCACCGGCCCGGCGCGGCATGAAGAACGAGGTCACGTACGGCATCATCACCGGCACGCACTTCGCCGCCTCCGCCGCCAGCCGATCGATCAGCTCCACCGGCACGCCCAGGTGGTACAGCCACTCGCGGGTGATCTCCTCGCCGGTGCACTCCTGCATCGGCTTCCGCACGTAGTCGCCGGGCCGGTCCACGAACAGCGAGTACAGCCAGACCACGACCTGGTCCTCCGGCTGCTGCTTGAAGTGCGGCTGCCGGTTCACCGTCCAGCTCAGCAGCCAGGACGAGTCGCGGACGGTGACGATCCCGCCGGTCACCACCCGGCCCGAGAACGGGTCCCGCTTGCACACCTTCCGGATGTACTCCGGGATCCGGTGGTCCAGCGTGGTCACCGTCGCCGACTCCCACTTGGTCTGCGGGACGTGCGCGCCGAACACGTCCGGGCGGCCGAAGTCCGGGTGCTTGGCGGCGATCCGCCGCCACAGGTCCCAGGCCGGGGCCGGACCCTCGTCCAGCTTCGCCGGGGTGTGCTGGTCGCCGTTGTCGGAGTTCTCGGTCAGCGAGCCGATCGTGGTGAACAGCAGGTCGTCCGCCGTCAGGTCGACCCCGCCCGGCTCGCCCTCCGACACCCAGTGCAGCCGGGTCGCCTGCTTGCGGCCGTCCGCGAAGGAGAAGTCGACGTCCGTCACCTCGGTGCCGAACCGGAAGACCACCCCCTGGTCCAGCAGCCAGCGGTACAGCGGCAGCACCAGCGACTCGTACTGGTTGTACTTGGTGAACTTCAGCGCCGAGAAGTCCGGCAGGCCGCCGATGTGGTGCACGAAGCGGTGCAGGTACAGCTTCATCTCCAGCGCCGAGTGCCACTGCTCGAACGCGAACATGGTCCGCCAGTACAGCCAGAAGTTCGACGCCAGGAACTCCTCGCCGAACACCTCGTCGATCCGCTTGCCCTCCATCTCCGCGCGCGTCGCCAGGAACACCTTCAGCAGGTCCCGCTGCGCCCGGTTCCCCAGCGCGAACAGGCCGTCGGTGCCCGCGTCCAGGCCCTGCCGGTGGGTGACGCGCCGGAGCGAGAAGTTCGGGTCGTCCTTGTTCAGCCAGTAGAACTCGTCCAGCACGCTGGCCCCCGCCACCTCGATCGACGGGATCGAGCGGAACAGGTCCCACAGGCACTCGAAGTGGTCCTCCATCTCCCGGCCGCCGCGCACCACGAACCCGCGCTTCGGCTCCTTGATGCCGTCCAGCGCCCCGCCCGGCAGCTTCAGCCGCTCCAGCACGGTGATCCGCTCGCCCGGCAGCTGCCCGTCCCGGACCAGGAACGCCGCCCCCGCCATCGACGCCAGACCCGCCCCCACGAACCACGCGCTCTTCCCGTCCACCCCCGCCGGCTTGCGGGGACGGGCGAACGCCTCGTAGTTGCCGCTGCTGTAGTACACGTCCGCACTCCCTCTGCCGCTCCCGTACGGACGGGCCCCGCGTCGTCGCCCGTCCCGTGCCCCACCCAACCCGCGCCCGCGGCCCGGCGCGCCCGGCACTGCGCCGTCCGGGCGAGCCCGGACGGGGGACGGGGGCGGGGTGCGGGGCGGGGTGCGGGACGGGCCGAGGAGGTGTCAGCGGCGGTGGATAGGGTCGGCGGGACCGGCGGACGAACGGGGGAGCACGGTGATGGGAACGACGCAGCGGCAGCTGGTCCGGCAGGCCCGGGAGGACGGCATCGAGGCGCTGCTGGGCGGGGCGGCCGTCCTCGACGGCAGCGGGCGCGTCCTGCTGGTCCGGCGCAACCCGGACGACCACTTCGGCGGCCTGTGGGAGATCCCCGGCGGCTCGCTCGACCCCGGCGAGGAGCCCTCGGCCGGCGCCGCCCGCGAGCTCGCCGAGGAGACCGGGCTCACCGGCCTCGACCTGGCCTACCTGCACGCCGCCGACTTCACCGGCCGCAGCGGCCTCCGGGCCCGCCAGTTCGCCTACACCGGCACCGTCCCCGACGGCACCCCCGTCACGCTCACCGAGCACGACGCCCACCGGTGGGTGCCGCTCGACGCCCTCCCCGAGGTCAGCGCCCACCACCGCGAGATCCTCGACCGGCTGCGCGCGCGGTAGCGGCACCGGCCGGCCGGGCCCGGGGCTGGCCGATCGGGTGACAGTGCGTCAACGAAGCACTAGGCGGGTGCCGTCCTGGTGATGACTGGGCGTGACCGCCGATCGGTTCGGCGGCCGCCCCCCCCGCGGACGCCCCGCCCACGGGCGCCCCACCCTCCCCGCCGGACCCGAGCAGGAGAGACATGCCCCGCACCCCCTGGCGCCGCCGCCTGCCGGCGGCCCTCGCCGTCCCCGCGAGCGTCCTCGCGCTGAGCGCCGCCGCACCCGGCCCGGACCCCGCGCCGGGCCCCGCCGCGATGCCGCCCGCCGCGATGCCGCCCGCCGCCCGCGACGCCGAACCGGTCTGCACCGGCCCCGCCGGGCCCGCGGTCCCCGTCACCGGGGGCACCGTCACCTGGTGCCCCACCCGGGACGGCGGCCGACTGCTCTTCACCAACACCGGGCCCGCACCGGCCGACCTCTCCCTGGTCGT
The window above is part of the Kitasatospora sp. NA04385 genome. Proteins encoded here:
- a CDS encoding NUDIX hydrolase — protein: MGTTQRQLVRQAREDGIEALLGGAAVLDGSGRVLLVRRNPDDHFGGLWEIPGGSLDPGEEPSAGAARELAEETGLTGLDLAYLHAADFTGRSGLRARQFAYTGTVPDGTPVTLTEHDAHRWVPLDALPEVSAHHREILDRLRAR
- a CDS encoding oleate hydratase, whose product is MYYSSGNYEAFARPRKPAGVDGKSAWFVGAGLASMAGAAFLVRDGQLPGERITVLERLKLPGGALDGIKEPKRGFVVRGGREMEDHFECLWDLFRSIPSIEVAGASVLDEFYWLNKDDPNFSLRRVTHRQGLDAGTDGLFALGNRAQRDLLKVFLATRAEMEGKRIDEVFGEEFLASNFWLYWRTMFAFEQWHSALEMKLYLHRFVHHIGGLPDFSALKFTKYNQYESLVLPLYRWLLDQGVVFRFGTEVTDVDFSFADGRKQATRLHWVSEGEPGGVDLTADDLLFTTIGSLTENSDNGDQHTPAKLDEGPAPAWDLWRRIAAKHPDFGRPDVFGAHVPQTKWESATVTTLDHRIPEYIRKVCKRDPFSGRVVTGGIVTVRDSSWLLSWTVNRQPHFKQQPEDQVVVWLYSLFVDRPGDYVRKPMQECTGEEITREWLYHLGVPVELIDRLAAEAAKCVPVMMPYVTSFFMPRRAGDRPDVVPPGAVNFAFVGQFAETGSRDCIFTTEYSVRSAMEAVYRLLGVERGVPEVFGSTYDVRALLNAASRLRDGAPVGLPGPHVLRRRLEARLETSEIGALLKEYGLLPE
- a CDS encoding multicopper oxidase family protein, whose product is MSGPLTRRQLLGAGGVAALGLGTAFGLPPLMNRLLPGGEPGKLLRSALPLPARYAAELPVPAVLAPVRSDAGADYYEITARRATARLLPGHDTEVWGYQGTFPGPTVESRSGRRTVITHRSELPRPTAVHLHGGHTPHDSDGHPLDLVGTGHHEMPGMADTADTAGMPGMAGTQGATVLPQREYAYPMAQRAATLWYHDHTMGFTGPQVYRGLAGFHLVRDEEEAALGLPRGPRELPLMIADRSFAADGSFAYPELPGGAPGVQDAYMNGVLGDVMLVNGAPWPLARVDRAWYRLRLLNASNARRLRLALDPQPGGGGALVQIGSDGGLLERPLRHDSVDLAPAERCDVLVDFSRYPAGTRVRLRNGLGDGPAGEVMAFEVGSATDGDFHLPERLSEVERLDPAKAVNTRTFVFQKGERHWTVNGEEYRPGRSIAAPRLGQVEVWRFVTDFHHPVHLHLDPFQVLGRAGGGPGGNDAGWKDTVDVLPAQGVEVAVRFTDYAGQFLMHCHNLEHEDMAMMAEFTTTE